A DNA window from Bos javanicus breed banteng chromosome 10, ARS-OSU_banteng_1.0, whole genome shotgun sequence contains the following coding sequences:
- the LOC133256233 gene encoding methylosome subunit pICln-like: MSFLRSFPPPGSAEGLRQQQPDTEAVLNGKGLGTGTLYIAESRLSWLDGSGLGFSLEHPAISLHAVSRDLNAYPREHLYVMVNAKFGEESKESVANEEEEDSDDDIEPISEFRFVPRHKSALEAMFIAMCKCQALHPDPEDEDSDDYDGDEYDVEAHEQGQGDIPTFYTYEEGLSHLKAEGQATLERLEGMLSQSVSSQYNMAGVWTEDSIRDYEDGMEVDTTPTVAGQFEGADVDH, translated from the coding sequence ATGAGCTTCCTCAGAAGTTTCCCGCCACCTGGGTCGGCTGAGGGCCTACGGCAGCAGCAACCAGACACCGAGGCTGTGCTGAACGGGAAGGGCCTCGGCACCGGCACCCTTTACATCGCTGAAAGCCGCCTGTCTTGGTTAGATGGCTCTGGATTGGGATTCTCCCTGGAACACCCCGCCATTAGTTTGCATGCAGTATCCAGGGACCTAAACGCCTATCCACGAGAGCATCTGTATGTTATGGTGAATGCCAAATTTGGAGAAGAATCAAAAGAATCGGTTGCTAATGAAGAAGAGGAAGATAGTGATGATGACATTGAACCAATTTCTGAATTTAGATTTGTGCCTAGGCATAAATCAGCGTTGGAGGCAATGTTCATTGCAATGTGTAAATGCCAGGCTTTGCATCCAGATCCTGAGGATGAAGATTCAGATGATTACGATGGAGACGAATATGATGTGGAAGCCCATGAACAAGGGCAGGGGGACATCCCTACATTTTATACCTATGAAGAAGGATTATCCCATTTAAAAGCAGAAGGCCAAGCCACACTGGAGAGATTGGAAGGAATGCTTTCTCAGTCTGTGAGCAGCCAGTATAACATGGCTGGAGTCTGGACAGAAGATTCAATAAGAGATTATGAAGATGGGATGGAGGTAGATACTACACCAACAGTTGCTGGACAGTTTGAGGGTGCAGATGTTGATCACTGA